A stretch of DNA from Fundulus heteroclitus isolate FHET01 chromosome 22, MU-UCD_Fhet_4.1, whole genome shotgun sequence:
tcttattttcttcttgCCCCTCCAGGCCCAGCCAGGGGCTCCATACACCTCCGTGTAGCTCTGGATCAGCCATGGGATCATCTGGTGGGTTCCTGGCCATCACAGCTGTGTGGTTATACTCTGCCAGCCTGACCAGCAGATGTTTCACCACCTTTGGTCGAACCTCGGCGAGGTCGAACCTCTCATATGGGTCGGCGCTGATGTTAAACAGCCACACCGACTTCCCCAGCTTGTTGCGCCGCTTCTCGAGTTTCTGCCACCGTTCTGGGCCAACCGGAAGAGCCTGTGGCGGTATCCAGTCTCCATCGCCCACATTTCCTGTCAATAGCTTCCAATCTCCAACCCTCAGGGCGGCTCTCACAGCTGTGTCCCAGATCCCGAAGCCATTGAGTACCAGCGCCTTGTCATATGGCTCCCCGGGTTTCCTGGACACGGGGTCGATATTGAAAAGGATTTCCGTGCGAGGGCAGGGTAAGCCCTCGCCAATGCTACCCCAGACGTTATGGCCGTCCAGGTCGCGATGGGATCGCAGGGCCCCTGCAAGCCCGAGCAATGTGGGATACCAGTCAGAAACGTGGATCAGGGCTCTGCTTACGATCCCCTTCCTCTTCAAAAGGGGACTGTGGACAAACCCCACAGCCCGGATGCCTCCCTCCCAGTAGGTCCCCTTGCCTCCTCTCAGTGGCCAGTTGCTCCCGCCTGAGAGTGGCTGTCCACCGTTATCAGATGAGTAGATCAGGACAGAGTTTTGATAGAGCCCACTGGTCTTCAGCTCGTTGACAAGCTGTGCAACCCCTTCGTCTAAGCAGCTTAGCATAGCTGCGTAGTGACGCCTTTGACGATTGCCCTGTGTGTTATAGTGTCGCAGAAAAAGGTCTGGTGCCTGCAGGGGAGTGTGTGCAGCCTGGAGGGACAGGTAGAGGAAGAGCGGTGTACGGGAGTCGTGGCTCTGCAAAATCTTCTTAACTCTGGAATGAAAAATGGAAAACGGTACAATTAAAACGTGCAATGACATATTTTCCACTTCATTCTGATGTGGTAACAGTGATGCAATGTTAATAAGTGGAAGTAAAATGATGGTTTACATTTGTATTCAATCCCCTTTACTTTGTTCCATTTTATTTGATTGACCTGAAGAAAGCCACTGTTAAGAGAAACCCATAAAACTTTGTCTATGTGACCCCGTTGACATAACTGTAGCAATACTGCATGTCAAAATTAACACACCATACCCATTCGGAAACATgctggtggcagtatcatgcagTGGAGACGCTATTCTTCAAGGCTGACGAAGCTGGTCACAGTCAATGACCCTTAGCAAAACGTTATAAAGGCATGCAGCAGTTTCGTTCCACCCAACAGTTTTGCACTCCTGTGTCAGGCT
This window harbors:
- the si:dkey-174i8.1 gene encoding arylsulfatase I: MCRLSGGMRKAVHSVLFFGASVILLGGLGCMCDYDGKVDSEKAGKPRPPHLIFIMVDDQGYGDIGYHGSDIHTPALDQLAAEGVKLENYYVQPICSPSRSQLMTGRYQIHTGLQHSIIRPRQPLCLPPDIPTLPERLAEAGYATHMVGKWHLGFSRPNCLPTQRGFQSFLGTLTGSGDHFSYQSCDGAEACGFDLHDGSRPAWEMRGNYSTLLYIQRVKKILQSHDSRTPLFLYLSLQAAHTPLQAPDLFLRHYNTQGNRQRRHYAAMLSCLDEGVAQLVNELKTSGLYQNSVLIYSSDNGGQPLSGGSNWPLRGGKGTYWEGGIRAVGFVHSPLLKRKGIVSRALIHVSDWYPTLLGLAGALRSHRDLDGHNVWGSIGEGLPCPRTEILFNIDPVSRKPGEPYDKALVLNGFGIWDTAVRAALRVGDWKLLTGNVGDGDWIPPQALPVGPERWQKLEKRRNKLGKSVWLFNISADPYERFDLAEVRPKVVKHLLVRLAEYNHTAVMARNPPDDPMADPELHGGVWSPWLGLEGQEENKKDDDAKKEKILKVKHCKLCKLRALFKKVGSRLERKTLF